One region of Pedosphaera parvula Ellin514 genomic DNA includes:
- the metH gene encoding methionine synthase translates to SQAISLADYKMEDLAYELSKAGAACARRAAEEVMAAQPGRVCFVAGAMGPTTRTSSISTDVNNPAARGTTYDELVQAYYDQAKGLIDGGADILLVETIFDTLNSKAAFFAIERLYDDLGYRLPIMASVTFIQAGSNRGVTGQTVEAFWNSISHVPLVSVGMNCALGPKEMRALIEELSNIAPIYMSAYPNAGLPNPLLPTGFPETPESLAPQLKEWASNGWLNVVGGCCGTTPPHIKMIAEAVRGLKPRVVPTVEPYLRLSGLEALTVRPETNFVNVGERTNVTGSPKFSKLILEGKYEEALSVAKQQVVNGAQVIDVNMDEGMLDGAKAMTHFLNLIASEPDIARVPIMVDSSKWSVIEAGLKCIQGKGVVNSISLKEGEEKFKEHAKLVRRYGAAVVVMAFDEKGQADNFARKIEVCKRSYDILTKEVGFPPQDIIFDPNILTVATGMDEHNNYAVDFIEATRWIKQNLPHAKVSGGISNISFSFRGNNTVREAMHSAFLYHAIKAGLDMGIVNAGMLEVYEEIPKDLLELVEDVLLNRKPDATERLIKFAESVKQKGKTEVVADEWRKGTVEERLSHALVKGIVDFIDQDTEEARQKYGKPLLIIEGPLMSGMNVVGDLFGSGKMFLPQVVKSARVMKKAVAYLLPYMEEEKKKTGITRANGKILMATVKGDVHDIGKNIVGVVLGCNSYEVIDLGVMVSSEKILAAAKEHNVDVIGLSGLITPSLDEMAHVAKEMKRQGFTLPLLIGGATTSRAHTSVKIAPGYNEAVVHVLDASRAVGVVGQLLNPELKTAFVQKNREEQERLRQQHAAQKDAKPLLKIEEARKRKTPIDWKESDIAKPSFTGPKVLENAPLDELIPFIDWSPFFHTWELRGRYPAILDEPKAKELFDDAQALLKRIVDEKLFTARAVYGFFPANSVGDDIELYTDDSRTKVLTTFHTLRQQMDKPADQFNHALADYVAPKASGLKDYLGAFAVTSGHGVDELAKHFEKDHDDYNSIMAKALADRLAEAFAEYLHKKAREEWGFGKTENLSNEDLIREKYRGIRPAAGYPASPDHTEKQILWKLLDAERKAGIKLTESCAMWPASSVSGLYFAHPESKYFGVGKIGRDQVLDYHLRKQMDLGSVERWLGPYLDYDPDNVKPEANGAPSTNNIAIVCGCGVPHPVN, encoded by the coding sequence ATTCGCAGGCAATTTCGCTGGCAGATTATAAGATGGAGGATCTGGCATACGAGTTGTCCAAGGCAGGAGCGGCATGTGCGCGGCGTGCGGCGGAGGAAGTGATGGCGGCACAACCGGGACGCGTTTGCTTTGTGGCCGGCGCGATGGGACCGACAACGAGGACATCGTCCATTTCGACGGATGTAAATAATCCGGCCGCGCGTGGGACTACTTACGATGAGCTGGTGCAGGCTTATTATGATCAGGCAAAAGGCTTAATTGATGGTGGGGCAGATATTTTGTTGGTAGAAACGATTTTTGACACGCTGAATTCCAAGGCGGCATTCTTTGCGATTGAAAGATTATATGACGACCTGGGTTATCGACTGCCGATCATGGCGTCGGTGACTTTCATCCAGGCGGGCAGCAATCGCGGTGTCACCGGCCAGACGGTGGAAGCATTTTGGAATTCGATTTCACACGTGCCGCTCGTGAGCGTGGGAATGAACTGCGCGCTCGGACCAAAGGAGATGAGGGCGCTGATCGAGGAATTGTCGAACATCGCGCCGATTTATATGAGCGCGTATCCGAATGCCGGGTTGCCCAATCCCCTGCTCCCCACTGGATTTCCAGAAACGCCCGAATCATTGGCACCGCAATTGAAGGAATGGGCCTCAAACGGCTGGTTAAATGTGGTCGGTGGCTGCTGCGGCACAACCCCGCCGCACATCAAGATGATCGCGGAAGCAGTGCGCGGGTTAAAACCACGTGTGGTGCCGACGGTGGAACCTTATTTGCGTTTGAGCGGCCTTGAGGCTTTGACCGTGCGGCCGGAAACAAACTTTGTGAACGTGGGCGAGCGGACGAATGTAACCGGGTCGCCCAAGTTTTCAAAATTGATCCTTGAAGGAAAATACGAGGAAGCATTGAGCGTAGCCAAGCAGCAGGTGGTGAACGGCGCGCAAGTCATCGATGTGAACATGGACGAAGGCATGCTCGATGGCGCGAAAGCCATGACGCATTTTCTGAATTTGATTGCGTCCGAACCGGACATTGCACGCGTGCCGATCATGGTGGACAGCTCCAAATGGTCGGTCATCGAGGCGGGCTTGAAGTGCATCCAAGGCAAGGGTGTCGTGAACTCCATCAGCCTGAAGGAAGGCGAAGAGAAGTTTAAGGAACACGCCAAACTGGTGCGTCGTTACGGCGCCGCGGTAGTGGTAATGGCTTTTGACGAAAAGGGCCAGGCCGACAATTTCGCTCGCAAGATTGAAGTCTGCAAACGGAGTTATGACATCCTGACGAAGGAAGTCGGGTTCCCGCCGCAGGACATTATTTTTGACCCAAACATCCTGACCGTGGCGACGGGCATGGATGAGCACAATAATTATGCGGTCGATTTCATCGAGGCGACCCGCTGGATCAAACAGAACCTGCCTCACGCGAAGGTGAGCGGTGGCATCAGCAATATTTCATTCTCGTTCCGCGGCAACAATACGGTCCGCGAAGCGATGCACTCGGCATTTTTGTATCACGCGATCAAGGCGGGGTTGGACATGGGCATCGTGAACGCCGGGATGCTGGAAGTTTATGAAGAGATTCCGAAGGACCTGCTCGAACTCGTGGAAGATGTCCTGTTGAACCGGAAGCCGGATGCGACGGAACGGTTGATTAAGTTCGCTGAATCCGTGAAGCAAAAAGGTAAGACGGAAGTGGTTGCGGATGAGTGGCGCAAGGGAACGGTGGAAGAACGACTCAGCCATGCCTTGGTGAAGGGCATTGTTGATTTCATCGACCAGGACACCGAGGAAGCGCGACAGAAATATGGCAAGCCGCTATTGATCATCGAGGGACCGTTGATGAGCGGCATGAATGTCGTCGGCGATTTATTCGGGTCAGGCAAGATGTTCCTGCCGCAGGTGGTGAAGAGCGCGCGCGTGATGAAAAAGGCCGTGGCATATTTGCTGCCTTACATGGAAGAGGAGAAAAAGAAGACTGGCATTACCCGGGCCAACGGCAAAATCCTGATGGCAACCGTGAAGGGCGACGTCCACGACATCGGCAAAAACATTGTCGGTGTGGTGCTCGGTTGCAATAGCTACGAGGTGATCGACCTCGGTGTGATGGTGTCGTCGGAGAAAATTTTGGCGGCGGCGAAGGAGCACAACGTCGATGTCATCGGCTTGAGCGGATTGATCACACCATCACTGGACGAAATGGCGCACGTGGCGAAGGAGATGAAACGGCAAGGCTTCACCCTGCCCCTCCTGATTGGCGGGGCCACGACGAGTCGTGCTCATACCTCGGTAAAAATTGCACCGGGCTATAACGAAGCTGTGGTGCATGTGCTTGATGCATCACGCGCCGTGGGTGTGGTGGGACAATTGCTCAACCCGGAGCTCAAGACCGCGTTCGTGCAGAAGAATCGCGAGGAGCAGGAACGGTTGCGCCAGCAGCACGCGGCACAGAAGGACGCGAAGCCGTTGTTGAAGATCGAGGAAGCGCGCAAGCGAAAGACGCCCATTGATTGGAAAGAGAGCGACATTGCCAAACCCTCCTTCACTGGTCCGAAGGTGCTGGAGAATGCTCCGCTCGACGAACTGATTCCCTTCATTGATTGGTCGCCGTTCTTTCATACCTGGGAATTGCGCGGGCGCTATCCGGCGATTTTGGATGAGCCCAAGGCGAAGGAATTGTTTGATGACGCACAAGCCTTGTTGAAGCGGATAGTGGACGAGAAACTCTTCACAGCGCGCGCGGTTTATGGTTTCTTCCCAGCGAACAGTGTGGGCGATGATATTGAGCTCTACACCGATGATTCGCGCACGAAGGTGTTGACAACTTTCCATACGTTGCGTCAGCAGATGGACAAGCCCGCTGATCAATTTAATCATGCCCTGGCTGATTACGTTGCGCCGAAGGCGAGCGGATTGAAGGATTACCTGGGCGCATTTGCTGTCACGAGCGGTCATGGCGTGGATGAACTGGCGAAGCATTTTGAGAAGGACCACGACGATTACAATTCCATCATGGCGAAGGCCCTGGCGGATCGTTTGGCGGAAGCGTTTGCCGAATATCTCCACAAGAAGGCGCGTGAAGAATGGGGCTTTGGCAAGACGGAGAACCTGAGCAATGAGGATTTGATTCGCGAGAAGTATCGCGGAATTCGTCCGGCGGCTGGTTATCCGGCGTCTCCTGACCACACCGAAAAGCAGATTCTTTGGAAGCTGCTCGATGCGGAAAGGAAAGCGGGCATAAAGCTTACCGAGAGTTGTGCAATGTGGCCAGCGAGTTCAGTGAGCGGGCTTTATTTTGCGCATCCAGAATCAAAATATTTCGGCGTGGGAAAAATTGGCCGGGACCAGGTTCTCGATTATCATTTGCGCAAGCAGATGGATTTGGGCAGTGTCGAGCGTTGGTTGGGACCTTATTTGGATTATGATCCGGATAATGTGAAACCGGAGGCGAACGGTGCACCATCAACAAACAATATCGCGATTGTCTGCGGTTGCGGTGTCCCACATCCGGTGAATTGA